The Flavobacterium sp. 102 genomic interval TTTTTTTGACAATATTGTTGTAGTACTTCACACGCTCCAACCGGAAACGCTCAAGGAAAAGGCTATCGTTCTTTTTCTTGATTACAGCCAATAAGCTGTCGTAACTTTTAGAAACTACTTCAACTACGATTGTATCTCTGAAAACCACCGTGTCGTGAACGATAATTGGCTCCGGGCATTGATGCGCTGCCAAAGGAACATTTGGCTCAACAGTTGTACTCTGCTTCGAGGTACAGGAACTAAAAAACACTAATATCAATAGTAAAAGTTTCATTATTGTTGATTTAAAAGGTTAAGAAAATCATCGTCCATTTTCGATGTGATTTTATTTTCCGGAATTCTTTTGGCTCTTTTGGCCAATTTTATCGCGGTACCTACTCCGGAATTAACAGCCATATCATAAATTCCATTGGCAACTTCCTGATCATTAATTTCGTTGCCCCGGATTGGACTCCAATAAGTTTTTTTGTAAATATCCTTTACTGCAGCATGTGGCATATTTTTGATATCTTGGACTGTTGGTTTACGTTTAATGTAAGCCATATAAACAGGTGCGCTGATTCCGTAGTTTGTACCTACCAAATCGCCTACTCCTTTTTTACCTCCGGTCCAATTGCCATTGTCGTCTGGGTTATCCGTATAGCCACCTTCGAAGATACCGGTTCGCTTAAATGCTTTTTCAAAATCTGCCATTGTTTCTGATTATTAGGTTGGGTTATCTTCTTCTCTTTGTTCTATAAAGTCACTCGATTCTCGTCCTGTTTTAAAAAATTCCTGAACATCGCCGTCTTTTTTGAAATTGTAAAATTTCTTCATTATAAATTCTGAAGGATATTCACCATTTGACAAAATATGAATTGATTTAATGCATTTTGAGATTGGATAGAATAATGTAGATACTTGTATCATTATTTGAAAAACTTCAGACACAACAGAGTCACCGGCAAAATTATTTAAGACGCTTAGCAGGATGTAGATTGCGATTACACAAGTCAACATTAAACTTGTTTCTTTCATAAACTCTCCCCAACTATGTGTCTTTAATTTATTGTGCTTTGCAAGACCAAAAACAGCATTAAAAATAACAGCCACTATAAATCCCGATACAAATTCGTGATTATTTAAAAACCAAATATTGATTGTATCGAGTACAAAAGCAATTGGACCAAAAGTTACTATAAGCTTTCCGAATGCAATCAACTTCTCAATCAAGAATGGTTTTTTGTTGTAAGTATTGTCGGCTAAGAATATCAATGAGAAGTATAGGTCTTTTATAAAATTCATGGCTGATGGGTTAAATTTTCAACTTTGATTAACTGCTTTTTATTATCCCCCGATCCATAACTTGCCAAATTCACACACTGAAACCGATTCACGTTGGCAATACCTATATGAGTAAATTCAGGGCTTATAAGTATAGAATAATGGTCAGGACTATTTTGGTATGCCGATATAATTCCGGGCGCATTAATGAAACCTTGTGATACTACTTCGCCAAAATTATTAGCAAAGGACTGAACGTAACGCGCCCAGAAATAATCATGATTCATATCGTTAATCGCGTTCATGTAGTTAGCATGAACTTCACAATTTTGCGTAAGTATCAATTCAGATTTTAAGGTTGGCAAACCTCGACTTACTCGCATTGCATTGACTAGGTTAAAGAAGTCTAAATCCTGACCTACAAAAGTTGTTGGTTGCGGTTGGTAACCAATAGTTTCTTGCTCTTTTTCACAGCTAACACAAAAAAGCATTACCGCTAAGATTAGCAGAACTATGATAAGCTTGTCGATGAATTTTAGTTTCATTATTGAGGGAAGTTTTGGATTATATAATCAGCCATTATCTGTAATGCTTCAGACTTGTAATCTTCAACAAATGCATCATTTTCCGCTATTATAGTTTCACTTAAAAATGCCTTTGCAGTTACCCAATCACCATTAGTGTTGATTTCGTCATAGGATGGCCCTAGATAGCGTTTAATAGTTACGCCTTGTGCTTGACTCAGCTGTCCGGTTCTTACTTTAAAAACTATTCTGGCTCTGAAATCTTCATAGGCTACAATACCATCAGCTTTGTATTTCTCATACTTTGATTTTATCGCCGTTAAATAGTTTTGCGTTATCTCTTCAGCACTTAAAGCAGTTGAATATTCAATAGCTTCATATTGAACGCCATTAGGTATTGTTGCTAAATCGCTTGTCTCAATAATTG includes:
- a CDS encoding glycosyl hydrolase 108 family protein, which encodes MADFEKAFKRTGIFEGGYTDNPDDNGNWTGGKKGVGDLVGTNYGISAPVYMAYIKRKPTVQDIKNMPHAAVKDIYKKTYWSPIRGNEINDQEVANGIYDMAVNSGVGTAIKLAKRAKRIPENKITSKMDDDFLNLLNQQ
- a CDS encoding putative peptidoglycan-binding domain-containing protein; translated protein: MKLLLLILVFFSSCTSKQSTTVEPNVPLAAHQCPEPIIVHDTVVFRDTIVVEVVSKSYDSLLAVIKKKNDSLFLERFRLERVKYYNNIVKKNKSQLKFLSGWISRAVQ
- a CDS encoding CAP domain-containing protein, which translates into the protein MKLKFIDKLIIVLLILAVMLFCVSCEKEQETIGYQPQPTTFVGQDLDFFNLVNAMRVSRGLPTLKSELILTQNCEVHANYMNAINDMNHDYFWARYVQSFANNFGEVVSQGFINAPGIISAYQNSPDHYSILISPEFTHIGIANVNRFQCVNLASYGSGDNKKQLIKVENLTHQP